The Branchiostoma floridae strain S238N-H82 chromosome 17, Bfl_VNyyK, whole genome shotgun sequence genome has a window encoding:
- the LOC118404303 gene encoding exocyst complex component 1-like — MSSPPEDPSAQYSEVKKGKKKDKDKKASPVPEVIYTEVKKDKKDKKDKKKPPAAKKPNVKNAQESKKNPQGLIYAELSDFQLKPPPKKPTKAVPPKPRYEDAPTEYASINWNASRRKAQEQPQSGSDSDVETI; from the exons ATGTCCTCACCTCCTGAAGATCCCAGTGCTCAATACTCAGAAGTCAAGAAGGGCAAGAAAAAGGACAAGGACAAGAAAG CATCACCTGTTCCAGAAGTCATCTACACAGAAGTGAAGAAAGACAAGAAGGACAAGAAGGATAAAAAGAAACCACCAGCTGCCAAGAAACCCAATGTCAAGAATGCACAG GAATCAAAGAAGAACCCACAAGGACTGATCTATGCAGAGCTTAGCGACTTCCAACTGAAACCGCCACCTAAAAAGCCGACCAAAGCCGTTCCACCCAAACCTCGTTACGAGGACGCACCCACGGAGTACGCCTCGATCAACTGGAACGCTTCGAGACGAAAGGCACAGGAGCAGCCACAGAGCGGGAGTGACTCCGACGTTGAAACGATATGA
- the LOC118404304 gene encoding tyrosine kinase receptor Cad96Ca-like — MPTSIARSGSVLADFLATVAQSESAAAQATYTDALVDGQLGDPDENGFTVDPENSRISEAEPAVSGGVSTTIIIIAAVVGVVGLIAVVVVAIFLMRRHAARDKPPKKASSSMELEPNVAGNSDDGYQSLRMPRRQKSDHTYQGLMASSKTEDTPDVAYEDVKPSSEFPRNQLNIKEKLGQGEFGSVYKAEAWKISGGEGVKTVAVKELKGMSSPTASTAFFKELTVLKLLGTHPNVVSFLGCCTDAEPFYLLLEYVSGGSLQSNLRTSRTQQTYGNLHGGSKSLSSRDLTKFAWDVAKGMTFLSSKKIIHRDLASRNVLVSADRTCKVSDFGFSREGDEYERTTKTRLPIRWMAPESLFHRKYTTKTDVWAFGVLLWEIVTLGATPYPGMSKREVMDGVQQGYRMDKPKHCDAKLYNLMQSCWEVDPARRPEFRKIQRTLDSLMETEHDYINLATLDENTYTSLQTASDEKY, encoded by the exons ATGCCAACTTCTATTGCCAGGTCCGGGAGCGTCCTTGCTGATTTCCTGGCTACTGTGGCCCAGTCTGAGTCGGCTGCAGCCCAGGCTACGTACACTGATGCCCTGGTAGATGGACAGCTGGGGGATCCTGATGAGAACGGATTCACGGTGGATCCTGAGAACAGCAGGATAAGTGAAGCTGAACCTGCGG TGAGCGGTGGAGTTTCAACCACTATAATCATCATAGCCGCAGTGGTCGGTGTTGTGGGGCTGATAGCTGTGGTTGTTGTTGCCATATTCCTCATGAGAAGACATGCCGCTCGTG ATAAGCCGCCGAAAAAAGCGTCTAGTAGCATGGAATTGGAACCTAATGTA GCAGGTAATTCGGACGACGGATATCAGAGTCTGAGAATGCCTCGCAGACAGAAG TCCGACCACACGTATCAAGGTTTGATGGCAAGCAGTAAAACGGAG GATACACCAGATGTCGCTTATGAAGATGTAAAACCATCCTCAGAATTCCCGAGGAATCAACTGAACATCAAAGAGAAGCTTGGACAAGGGGAGTTCGGGAGTGTCTACAAGGCCGAAGCCTGGAAAATTTCGGGAGGCGAAGGTGTGAAAACTGTGGCTgtcaaggaattgaaag GTATGTCGAGTCCCACTGCCTCGACTGCTTTCTTCAAAGAGTTGACAGTACTGAAGCTACTTGGGACTCATCCCAACGTTGTGTCGTTTCTCGGATGCTGCACGGATGCAG AGCCGTTCTACCTGCTGCTTGAGTACGTGTCCGGAGGAAGTCTCCAGTCCAACCTCCGCACCAGCCGCACCCAGCAAACATACGGGAACTTACACGGCGGCAGCAAGTCCCTCTCATCACGTGACCTCACCAAGTTCGCATGGGACGTGGCCAAGGGCATGACCTTTCTGTCGTCTAAGAAG ATCATCCATCGTGACCTGGCTTCTCGGAACGTGCTTGTGTCTGCAGACCGGACCTGTAAGGTGTCTGACTTCGGCTTCTCACGGGAGGGAGATGAGTACGAGAGGACCACAAAG ACCCGCTTGCCTATCCGCTGGATGGCCCCCGAGTCGCTGTTCCACCGGAAGTACACCACCAAGACGGACGTCTGGGCCTTCGGAGTGCTGCTCTGGGAGATCGTCACTCTGG GTGCTACCCCGTACCCCGGTATGTCCAAACGAGAAGTGATGGACGGAGTGCAGCAGGGATACAGGATGGACAAACCAAAACACTGCGATGCGAAACT CTACAACCTGATGCAGAGCTGCTGGGAAGTTGACCCCGCCCGGAGACCGGAGTTCCGGAAGATACAGCGGACTTTGGATTCACTCATGGAGACTGAACAT GACTACATCAACTTGGCGACGCTGGATGAGAACACCTATACAAGTCTGCAAACCGCCTCGGACGAGAAGTACTAA